The Acidimicrobiales bacterium genome has a window encoding:
- a CDS encoding LLM class flavin-dependent oxidoreductase, which translates to MRLGVILPSFAASARDARDALDAAEAAGVHGAFVYDHLWPMGEPGKPAISAFPLLGALAVRSRRLAVGTLVARVGLASDEVLVGALETVAALAEGRLIAGLGTGDRKSAEENRAYGIAYSSARDRRRSLEEVAAALGRAGIEVWIGAGSSETNEVARRRGATLNLWGVPPEQVARAARAGPVSWAGVLPADTAAAAGLLSALEAAGATWAVVTWPGSVAPLLAAVRGSGIALRD; encoded by the coding sequence GTGCGCCTCGGCGTGATCCTCCCGAGCTTTGCGGCCAGCGCTCGGGACGCACGCGACGCGCTCGACGCGGCGGAGGCGGCAGGTGTCCACGGCGCCTTCGTCTACGATCACCTCTGGCCGATGGGCGAGCCGGGCAAGCCGGCGATCTCGGCGTTTCCCCTGCTCGGAGCGCTCGCCGTGCGCTCCCGGCGGCTCGCCGTCGGCACGCTCGTCGCCCGCGTCGGGCTCGCGAGCGACGAGGTGCTCGTGGGCGCGCTCGAGACGGTTGCGGCGCTCGCCGAGGGTCGTCTGATCGCTGGCCTGGGGACCGGGGACCGCAAGAGCGCCGAGGAGAACCGCGCCTACGGCATCGCCTACTCGTCGGCGCGAGATCGGCGCCGGTCGCTCGAGGAGGTTGCCGCCGCGCTCGGTCGCGCTGGGATCGAGGTATGGATCGGCGCGGGCTCCAGCGAGACCAACGAGGTGGCGCGTCGCCGCGGGGCCACGCTGAACCTGTGGGGGGTACCGCCCGAGCAGGTCGCACGAGCCGCCCGTGCCGGCCCGGTGAGCTGGGCCGGCGTCCTCCCCGCGGACACCGCGGCGGCGGCGGGGCTCCTCTCGGCGCTCGAGGCAGCCGGGGCGACCTGGGCCGTCGTCACCTGGCCCGGGTCCGTCGCCCCGCTCCTCGCGGCCGTGAGGGGTTCGGGCATCGCCCTGCGGGACTGA
- a CDS encoding cysteine synthase family protein, translated as MAIAGNVLELIGNTPMVDVSQLSPNPAVRIVVKLEGTNPGGSVKDRVAVALVEDAEARGVLGPGAVLIEPSSGNTGIGLALVCRVKGYRLKVVLPENVSSERRQLLEVWGAEVIESPGSEGSNGAVRLAQRLAKEHPEWVFLYQYGNPANPRAHYEGTGPEIWRDCPEVTHFVAGLGTSGTLLGVGRYLKEQNPEVQVWAVEPPTGEMVDGLRNLDEGYIPPIFTDLGGEKLLDRKTVVGPRDSVEWTRRLAEVGVFAGISTGAAMAGAVRCARLIEEGVIVVLSPDGGWKYLSTGVWTGDLDAVVERARRVIYF; from the coding sequence GTGGCGATCGCCGGGAACGTGCTCGAGCTCATCGGCAACACGCCGATGGTCGACGTCTCGCAGCTGAGCCCGAACCCCGCGGTGCGCATCGTCGTGAAGCTCGAGGGGACGAACCCCGGCGGCTCCGTGAAGGACAGGGTCGCCGTCGCGCTCGTCGAGGACGCGGAGGCGCGCGGCGTGCTCGGCCCGGGAGCCGTGCTCATCGAGCCGTCCTCGGGCAACACGGGCATCGGCCTCGCGCTCGTCTGTCGGGTGAAGGGCTATCGGCTCAAGGTGGTGCTTCCCGAGAACGTCTCCTCCGAGCGTCGCCAGCTGCTCGAGGTGTGGGGAGCGGAGGTGATCGAGTCGCCGGGGTCGGAAGGCTCGAACGGTGCCGTCCGGCTTGCCCAGCGGCTGGCCAAGGAGCACCCGGAGTGGGTCTTCCTGTACCAGTACGGCAACCCCGCGAACCCCCGTGCCCACTACGAGGGCACGGGGCCGGAGATCTGGCGCGACTGTCCCGAGGTGACCCACTTCGTCGCGGGCCTCGGCACGAGCGGGACGCTGCTCGGGGTCGGCCGCTACCTCAAGGAGCAGAACCCAGAGGTCCAGGTCTGGGCGGTCGAGCCACCGACGGGCGAGATGGTCGACGGGCTGCGGAACCTCGACGAGGGCTACATCCCGCCGATCTTCACCGACCTCGGCGGTGAGAAGCTCCTCGACCGCAAGACCGTCGTGGGTCCACGAGACTCCGTCGAGTGGACCAGGCGGCTGGCCGAGGTCGGGGTGTTCGCGGGGATCTCGACCGGCGCGGCGATGGCGGGCGCGGTGCGCTGCGCCCGTCTCATCGAGGAGGGCGTGATCGTCGTTCTCTCGCCCGATGGCGGGTGGAAGTACCTGTCGACCGGTGTGTGGACCGGAGACCTGGACGCCGTCGTCGAGCGGGCCAGGCGGGTGATCTACTTCTGA
- a CDS encoding ArsI/CadI family heavy metal resistance metalloenzyme encodes MSVNATSHRRPTSRVQLALSVSDLQASVDFYRKLLRAEPAKRRDGYANFAVADPPLKLVLIEDPRVRGRGGAGVLNHLGIEVSGRDEVARATRRLSDEGLAVVTEQAATCCHAVQDKVWVADPDGTPWEVYTVLADARMGGAGDTSSCRAPAVACCASDSPGT; translated from the coding sequence ATGTCCGTGAATGCTACTTCTCACCGACGTCCCACGTCTCGTGTCCAGCTGGCCCTGAGCGTCTCCGACCTTCAGGCGTCGGTCGACTTCTACCGCAAGCTCCTCCGGGCCGAGCCGGCGAAGCGGCGAGATGGCTACGCGAACTTCGCCGTTGCCGACCCCCCGCTCAAGCTCGTGCTGATCGAGGATCCACGGGTTCGGGGCAGGGGAGGCGCAGGAGTGCTGAACCACCTCGGCATCGAGGTCAGCGGGAGGGACGAGGTCGCGCGAGCGACACGGCGCCTGTCGGACGAGGGGCTGGCGGTCGTCACCGAGCAGGCCGCGACGTGCTGCCACGCCGTGCAGGACAAGGTCTGGGTCGCCGACCCGGACGGCACGCCCTGGGAGGTCTACACGGTCCTCGCGGACGCGCGGATGGGCGGCGCAGGCGACACGAGCTCCTGTCGTGCGCCAGCGGTGGCGTGCTGCGCGAGCGACAGTCCCGGCACGTGA
- a CDS encoding SRPBCC family protein — protein MEHTAEHLVIAGTPARCFAVVTDFERYPEWVADIKEVHVLERDDAGRACVVSFRAGAFGRSTHYVLAYDYSRAPDVVSWVQKEGDLTNRLDGSYRFAAIGEGHTEVSYELTVELRVPLPGFVKRRAEGHILHAAIRDLKSRVESSA, from the coding sequence GTGGAGCACACCGCCGAACACCTCGTGATCGCCGGCACGCCGGCGCGCTGCTTCGCGGTCGTCACGGACTTCGAGCGGTACCCGGAGTGGGTGGCCGACATCAAGGAGGTCCACGTCCTCGAGCGCGACGACGCGGGTCGGGCCTGCGTCGTGAGCTTTCGCGCGGGCGCCTTCGGCCGGAGCACGCACTACGTCCTCGCCTACGACTACTCGCGTGCGCCCGACGTCGTCTCGTGGGTCCAGAAGGAGGGGGACCTCACGAACCGACTGGACGGCAGCTACCGTTTCGCGGCGATCGGGGAAGGGCACACCGAGGTGAGCTACGAGCTCACCGTCGAGCTGCGAGTGCCCCTCCCGGGGTTCGTGAAGCGCCGGGCCGAGGGCCACATCCTCCACGCCGCGATCCGCGACCTGAAGTCGCGCGTGGAGTCCTCCGCCTGA
- the arsB gene encoding ACR3 family arsenite efflux transporter — protein MRESGREAAALAPASAGRASPIAGLSLVDRSLPAWILLAMGLGLGLGRSVHGLGRALDGAQVTDGVPASIFVGLLAMMYPPLAKVRFSKLGGVARDRRLLVASLVLNWVIGPAVMFCFAWLWLADAPAYRTGLIVVGLARCIAMVLIWNDLAGGDREAAAVLVALNAVFQIAAYSALAYLYLVVLPGWLGLGGRRIDAPVGLIASSVALFLGVPLAAGIATRVLGVCWRGEDWYETHLLPRLGPFALYGLLFTVVVLFALQGRAITGHPLDVVRIAVPLVAYFVVMWAGAFVLGRALGLDYERTATLSFTAAGNNFELAIAVAVGVFGATSGEALAGVVGPLVEVPVLLTLVYVSLGLRQRLLAGASAPASFGPPLRGRREIEGADGRR, from the coding sequence GTGAGGGAGAGCGGGCGGGAGGCGGCGGCACTCGCGCCCGCCAGCGCCGGGCGCGCCTCCCCGATCGCAGGGCTGTCGCTCGTCGACCGGTCCCTCCCGGCGTGGATCCTCCTCGCCATGGGGCTCGGCCTGGGGCTCGGCCGGAGCGTGCACGGACTCGGCCGCGCGCTCGACGGCGCGCAGGTGACCGACGGCGTTCCGGCGTCGATCTTCGTCGGGCTCCTCGCGATGATGTACCCGCCGCTCGCCAAGGTGCGCTTCTCGAAGCTCGGCGGGGTTGCCCGCGACCGCCGCCTTCTCGTGGCGTCGCTCGTGCTCAACTGGGTTATCGGCCCGGCGGTCATGTTCTGCTTCGCCTGGCTGTGGCTCGCCGACGCGCCCGCGTACCGGACCGGCCTCATCGTCGTCGGGCTGGCCCGCTGCATCGCCATGGTGCTCATCTGGAACGACCTGGCCGGTGGCGACCGCGAGGCGGCGGCGGTGCTCGTGGCGCTCAATGCCGTGTTCCAGATCGCGGCCTACTCGGCGCTCGCCTACCTCTACCTCGTCGTGCTGCCCGGGTGGCTGGGCCTCGGCGGTCGTCGCATCGACGCGCCCGTCGGCCTCATCGCCTCCTCGGTCGCCCTCTTCCTCGGTGTGCCGCTCGCCGCTGGCATCGCGACGCGCGTGCTCGGCGTGTGCTGGAGAGGGGAGGACTGGTACGAGACGCACCTGCTCCCGCGCCTCGGTCCCTTCGCCCTGTACGGGCTGTTGTTCACGGTCGTCGTCCTCTTCGCCCTGCAGGGGCGCGCGATCACCGGGCATCCTCTCGACGTGGTCCGCATCGCCGTGCCGCTCGTGGCCTACTTCGTCGTGATGTGGGCCGGCGCCTTCGTCCTCGGGAGGGCGCTCGGGCTGGACTACGAGCGCACCGCCACGCTCTCGTTCACCGCGGCTGGCAACAACTTCGAGCTGGCCATCGCGGTCGCAGTCGGTGTCTTCGGCGCCACCTCGGGTGAAGCGCTCGCCGGGGTGGTCGGTCCGCTCGTCGAGGTGCCGGTGCTCCTAACGCTCGTGTACGTCTCGCTGGGGCTCCGCCAGCGCCTCCTCGCGGGGGCGAGCGCGCCGGCGAGCTTCGGACCACCGCTCCGGGGTAGGCGTGAGATCGAGGGTGCGGACGGTCGGCGATGA
- the rph gene encoding ribonuclease PH, whose product MQPPSPARRDGRPVDACRPLELVRDFTEFAPGSVLVSMGKTKVLCTASVDEDVPRWLRGSGRGWLTAEYSLLPGSSAERVAREATRGRQSGRTHEIQRLIGRSLRAVCDLRALGERQIIVDCDVLQADGGTRTAAITGAYVALHDAFSRLVAAGVIGRHPLVDGLAAISVGVVDAVCMLDLDYSEDSRAEVDMNVVMTGGGRFVELQGTAEGLAFTRGELDQLLDLAAGGIERLLDLQRAALAVPPPPRHAIRAEQGR is encoded by the coding sequence ATGCAGCCGCCGTCCCCCGCTCGGCGCGACGGTCGACCGGTCGATGCCTGTCGCCCGCTCGAGCTCGTGCGCGATTTCACGGAGTTCGCGCCGGGCTCGGTGCTCGTCTCGATGGGGAAGACGAAGGTGCTGTGCACGGCCTCGGTGGACGAGGACGTGCCCCGTTGGCTGCGCGGGTCCGGGCGCGGCTGGCTGACGGCGGAGTACTCGCTGCTGCCAGGGTCCTCTGCCGAGCGCGTCGCGCGCGAGGCGACACGCGGGCGGCAATCCGGGCGCACGCACGAGATCCAGCGGCTGATCGGCCGCTCGCTGCGTGCGGTCTGCGACCTGCGCGCCCTCGGCGAGCGCCAGATCATCGTCGACTGCGACGTGCTCCAGGCCGACGGCGGGACTCGCACGGCGGCGATCACGGGCGCGTACGTCGCGCTGCACGACGCCTTCAGCAGGCTCGTCGCCGCCGGCGTCATCGGGCGCCATCCTCTCGTGGACGGGCTCGCGGCCATCTCGGTCGGCGTCGTCGACGCCGTGTGCATGCTCGACCTCGACTACAGCGAGGACTCGCGTGCCGAGGTGGACATGAACGTCGTGATGACCGGTGGCGGGCGCTTCGTCGAGCTGCAGGGCACCGCGGAGGGTCTCGCCTTCACCCGCGGCGAGCTCGACCAGCTCCTCGATCTCGCCGCGGGTGGGATCGAGCGGCTCCTCGACCTCCAGCGCGCTGCCCTCGCCGTCCCCCCGCCGCCGCGGCACGCCATCCGTGCCGAGCAGGGTCGATGA
- the murI gene encoding glutamate racemase, producing MRQRPIGVFDSGVGGLTVTRALIDLLPNERLVYVGDTARYPYGPRPMEEVRSFSLEIADYLVERERVKMLVVACNTAASAGLRDLQARFRVPVVGVIEPGLRAAARVSENQRIGVIGTVGTISSGAYEKAAAALGITAEVHGLACPGFVELVERGELEGPEARRLVEERLAPLRSCSIDTLLLGCTHYPFLARTIGTVMGRDVVLVSSAEETAFEVREVLRESGLAAVRPPEGPHRFLSSGDAAQFASLGGRLLGPELARAERIDFGDPQLRSLPAHHGLPPR from the coding sequence GTGAGGCAGCGGCCGATCGGCGTCTTCGACAGCGGGGTCGGCGGGCTCACGGTGACCCGGGCGCTCATCGACCTGCTGCCCAACGAGCGCCTCGTGTACGTGGGCGACACGGCTCGCTATCCCTACGGACCGCGTCCGATGGAAGAGGTGCGCTCGTTCAGCCTCGAGATCGCTGACTACCTCGTCGAGCGCGAGCGGGTGAAGATGCTCGTCGTGGCCTGCAACACCGCGGCGTCGGCGGGGCTTCGCGACCTGCAGGCGCGCTTTCGCGTCCCCGTGGTCGGCGTCATCGAGCCAGGTCTTCGTGCCGCGGCCCGGGTCAGCGAGAACCAGCGCATCGGGGTCATCGGGACGGTCGGCACGATCTCCTCGGGCGCGTACGAGAAGGCAGCCGCGGCGCTGGGGATCACGGCCGAGGTCCATGGGCTCGCCTGTCCCGGGTTCGTCGAGCTCGTGGAGCGCGGTGAGCTCGAGGGGCCCGAGGCTCGCCGCCTGGTCGAAGAGCGCCTGGCTCCACTCCGCTCCTGCTCGATCGACACCCTTCTGCTCGGCTGCACGCACTACCCCTTCCTCGCGCGCACGATCGGCACCGTGATGGGTCGAGACGTGGTGCTCGTGTCGTCGGCGGAGGAGACCGCGTTCGAGGTCCGTGAGGTCCTCCGGGAGAGCGGTCTCGCTGCTGTGCGGCCGCCCGAGGGTCCCCACCGGTTCCTCTCCTCGGGCGATGCGGCTCAGTTCGCGTCGCTCGGGGGCCGTCTCCTCGGTCCCGAGCTCGCGCGCGCCGAGCGGATCGACTTCGGCGACCCGCAGCTTCGGTCCTTGCCCGCGCACCACGGGCTGCCCCCACGGTAG
- a CDS encoding arsenate reductase ArsC, translated as MTERRPVVLFLCTHNAGRSLAAKVLLEHYARGAVEVRSAGTEPGSELNPAVVAVLRERGLDPSRELPRLVTHGDVEVADVVVTMGCGASCPVVPGKRYLDWELEDPAGKDVSAVRSIVDEIDRHVRDLLANLRTPQ; from the coding sequence ATGACGGAGCGGCGACCGGTCGTGCTCTTCCTCTGCACCCACAACGCGGGTCGCAGCCTTGCAGCGAAGGTCCTGCTCGAGCACTACGCGCGGGGCGCCGTGGAGGTCCGCTCGGCCGGTACGGAGCCGGGCAGCGAGCTGAACCCCGCTGTCGTCGCGGTGCTGCGCGAGCGCGGCCTCGACCCGTCGCGAGAGCTCCCAAGGCTCGTCACGCACGGGGACGTGGAGGTGGCCGACGTGGTCGTCACGATGGGGTGCGGCGCCTCCTGCCCCGTCGTCCCCGGCAAGCGCTACCTCGACTGGGAGCTCGAGGACCCCGCCGGGAAGGACGTCTCCGCGGTGCGCTCGATCGTGGACGAGATCGACCGGCACGTGCGCGACCTGCTCGCGAACCTCCGTACCCCACAGTGA
- the smpB gene encoding SsrA-binding protein SmpB, with protein sequence MTATRAKQAHRRSSASHQRGADRRVALNRRARHEYDILRTLECGIELRGGEVKSLRAGQVSLQDAYARVESGEIWLLGARIAPYEFSSGFGYVDPERPRRLLLHRAEIDELAGLVAQQSLTLVPLSIYFRDGRAKVELALARGRRLYDKRRAIAEREARVEAARAIKAYQHR encoded by the coding sequence ATGACAGCGACGAGGGCGAAGCAGGCTCACCGCCGGTCGAGCGCGTCCCACCAGCGCGGGGCAGACCGCCGGGTCGCCCTGAACCGGCGCGCGCGGCACGAGTACGACATCCTCAGGACGCTCGAGTGCGGGATCGAGCTCCGCGGAGGAGAGGTGAAGTCCCTGCGCGCCGGACAGGTCAGCCTCCAGGACGCCTACGCCCGTGTGGAGAGCGGCGAGATCTGGCTGCTCGGAGCGCGCATCGCGCCCTACGAGTTCTCGAGCGGCTTCGGCTACGTGGACCCCGAGCGCCCTCGCCGTCTCCTGCTGCACCGAGCCGAGATCGACGAGCTGGCCGGCCTCGTCGCGCAGCAGTCGCTGACCCTCGTACCGCTGTCCATCTACTTCCGCGACGGTCGCGCCAAGGTGGAGCTCGCCCTCGCCCGGGGGCGCCGCCTCTACGACAAACGGCGAGCCATCGCGGAGCGCGAGGCGCGGGTCGAGGCAGCGCGCGCCATCAAGGCCTACCAGCACCGCTGA
- the rdgB gene encoding RdgB/HAM1 family non-canonical purine NTP pyrophosphatase yields the protein MSRLKIVVASANREKASELASIFGPLVPEAELVPRPASVPPVEELGATLEENARIKARALREATGLAALADDTGLEVEALGGAPGVRSARYAGADATDAENVAKLLAHLRGVRDRRARFRTVVVLELPGGAQLVADGVAPGTIAAEPRGTGGFGYDAVFIPDDGDGRTFAEMRGDEKQAVSHRGRALRALALQVAAMAGDQDEVLAGREGRGPR from the coding sequence ATGAGCCGACTGAAGATCGTCGTCGCCTCCGCGAACCGGGAGAAGGCATCCGAGCTGGCGAGCATCTTCGGCCCCCTCGTCCCCGAGGCCGAGCTCGTCCCACGTCCTGCGTCGGTGCCGCCGGTCGAAGAGCTCGGGGCCACCCTCGAGGAGAACGCACGGATCAAGGCGAGGGCGTTGCGCGAGGCGACGGGCTTGGCCGCACTGGCGGACGACACCGGCCTCGAGGTCGAGGCGCTCGGCGGGGCGCCGGGGGTGCGCTCGGCCCGCTACGCCGGAGCCGACGCGACGGACGCCGAGAACGTCGCGAAGCTCCTTGCGCACCTGCGCGGGGTGCGCGATCGTCGGGCACGGTTCCGGACCGTCGTCGTGCTCGAGCTGCCCGGTGGCGCGCAGCTGGTCGCGGACGGCGTGGCGCCCGGCACGATCGCGGCCGAGCCGCGCGGAACCGGCGGGTTCGGCTACGACGCAGTGTTCATCCCCGACGACGGCGACGGACGCACGTTCGCGGAGATGCGAGGCGACGAGAAGCAGGCCGTGTCACACCGCGGCCGGGCGCTGCGGGCGCTCGCCCTGCAGGTCGCCGCGATGGCGGGTGACCAGGACGAGGTGCTGGCGGGACGCGAGGGGCGCGGGCCGCGCTAG
- a CDS encoding M67 family metallopeptidase: MGDPFGPAPSASSVACTQPGPPRLHLERAVLEAMVAHCLSAYPEEGCGLLVGVASTGEVRRCYPTRNAAQSARLYSVDGRDHLRADREASAEGLEIVGVFHSHTHTDAYPSPTDVAQAPDPAWHYVVVSLRDEVPSVRSYRIDGGRVVEEAVELAR; the protein is encoded by the coding sequence ATGGGTGATCCGTTCGGACCCGCGCCATCGGCGTCGTCGGTGGCTTGCACGCAGCCGGGCCCGCCGCGCCTGCACCTGGAGCGGGCCGTGCTCGAGGCGATGGTGGCTCACTGTCTCTCCGCCTATCCGGAGGAGGGGTGCGGCCTGCTCGTGGGCGTCGCCTCCACGGGAGAGGTCCGGCGCTGCTACCCCACCCGGAACGCGGCGCAGTCGGCCCGCCTGTACTCGGTCGACGGGCGAGATCACCTCCGAGCCGATCGCGAGGCGAGTGCGGAGGGCCTCGAGATCGTCGGCGTGTTCCACTCGCACACGCACACCGATGCCTACCCGTCTCCGACCGATGTTGCCCAGGCACCCGATCCCGCCTGGCACTACGTCGTCGTGTCACTTCGCGACGAGGTCCCGTCCGTCCGCTCGTACCGGATCGACGGCGGTCGAGTCGTCGAGGAGGCGGTCGAGCTCGCGCGCTAA
- a CDS encoding aminotransferase class I/II-fold pyridoxal phosphate-dependent enzyme — MDFRRINGLPPYVFAEVDALKLAARRAGEDVIDLGFGNPDIPSPTVAVDKLAEAARNPRNHRYSSSRGIPKLRQAAADLYLRRFGVELDPERQVVTTIGAKEGLSHLMWVLVGPGDTALVPAPSYPIHIYAPLFAGADVRMVRLDGLGRNEVDAGEGFFANLIEAWESAWPKPRVVIFSFPHNPTTACIDLATMARLVDFAREHDVVLVHDFAYSDTAFDGYSPPSILQVPGADEVAVELYTLTKSFSMAGWRVAFMVGNAAVVQALTKLKSYLDYGTFQPIQIAATVAMNEEPEYPKAVNEIYLHRRDALCDGLARIGWTVDKPKGTMFVWAPIPEPYAHLGSLEFAKFLIAEAKVATAPGVGFGPGGDGFVRFALIENEQRIAQAVRTMRRALAEL; from the coding sequence ATGGACTTCCGTCGGATCAACGGTCTGCCGCCGTACGTATTCGCCGAGGTCGATGCCCTGAAGCTGGCCGCGCGCCGAGCCGGCGAGGACGTGATCGACCTCGGTTTCGGGAACCCCGACATCCCGTCGCCCACCGTGGCCGTGGACAAGCTCGCCGAAGCGGCGCGCAACCCCCGCAACCACCGGTACTCCTCCTCGCGCGGGATCCCGAAGCTCCGCCAGGCCGCAGCAGACCTCTACCTGCGCCGCTTCGGGGTCGAGCTCGACCCCGAGCGCCAGGTCGTCACGACGATCGGGGCGAAGGAGGGGCTCTCCCACCTCATGTGGGTGCTCGTCGGCCCGGGTGACACGGCGCTCGTCCCCGCCCCGTCCTACCCGATCCACATCTACGCGCCGCTGTTCGCCGGGGCCGACGTCCGCATGGTGCGCCTCGACGGCCTGGGCCGGAACGAGGTCGACGCGGGGGAGGGGTTCTTCGCGAACCTCATCGAGGCGTGGGAGTCGGCCTGGCCCAAGCCTCGGGTCGTGATCTTCTCCTTCCCCCACAACCCGACGACCGCGTGCATCGACCTCGCGACGATGGCGCGGCTCGTGGACTTCGCGCGCGAGCACGACGTCGTGCTCGTCCACGACTTCGCCTACTCGGACACCGCCTTCGACGGGTACTCGCCCCCGTCGATCCTCCAGGTGCCAGGGGCCGACGAGGTGGCCGTGGAGCTCTACACGCTCACCAAGTCCTTCTCCATGGCGGGCTGGCGCGTCGCGTTCATGGTCGGCAACGCAGCAGTCGTCCAGGCGCTCACGAAGCTCAAGAGCTACCTCGACTACGGGACGTTCCAGCCGATCCAGATCGCCGCGACCGTCGCGATGAACGAGGAGCCGGAGTATCCGAAGGCGGTGAACGAGATCTACCTGCACCGCCGTGATGCCCTGTGCGACGGTCTGGCGCGGATCGGCTGGACGGTCGACAAACCGAAGGGAACCATGTTCGTCTGGGCGCCGATACCGGAACCGTACGCGCACCTGGGGTCCCTCGAGTTCGCGAAGTTCCTCATCGCCGAGGCGAAGGTGGCGACGGCGCCGGGAGTCGGGTTCGGTCCGGGCGGAGACGGCTTCGTCCGCTTCGCGCTCATCGAGAACGAGCAGCGGATCGCCCAGGCCGTCCGAACCATGCGCCGGGCACTCGCCGAGCTCTGA
- a CDS encoding glycosyltransferase family 4 protein has translation MRHLLVTNDFPPKVGGIQSYLYELWRRLPPERFAVVTTAHPGARRFDASLGFRVERVESSILLPTRQLRRRIEALAQELDARLVVLDPALPLGLLGRDLPIPYAVVLHGAEITVPARVPLLRPLLARVLAGARLLIAAGDYPAREARALAGRTTPETVVVPPGVDPGRFRPLTPAARSEARRAYGLRDDEVVVVSVSRLVPRKGMDVLIEATARLASEGLGLRLVIGGSGRDAPRLERLIRRLRAPARLLGAVDEDGLPRLTGLADVAAMCCRTRWLGLEQEGFGIVFLEAAACGVPQLAGRSGGAEDAVVDGVTGLVVDRPADTVAVAAALRRLVVDADLRAALGAAAHERAVGSFNYAVLAGRLAAALAAAGG, from the coding sequence ATGAGGCACCTCCTCGTCACGAACGACTTCCCCCCGAAGGTCGGCGGGATCCAGAGCTACCTCTACGAGCTCTGGCGTCGCCTCCCCCCCGAGCGCTTCGCCGTGGTCACGACCGCACACCCGGGTGCGAGGCGCTTCGATGCCTCCCTGGGCTTCCGAGTCGAACGGGTCGAGAGCTCGATCCTCCTTCCGACGAGGCAGCTGCGGCGGCGGATCGAGGCCCTGGCGCAGGAGCTCGACGCCAGACTCGTCGTGCTCGATCCTGCGCTGCCACTCGGCCTGCTCGGACGCGACCTTCCCATCCCGTACGCGGTCGTGCTCCACGGTGCCGAGATCACGGTGCCCGCTCGAGTACCCCTGCTCCGCCCGCTGCTGGCGCGGGTCCTGGCTGGCGCGCGGCTCCTCATCGCTGCCGGTGACTACCCCGCGCGCGAGGCGCGCGCGCTGGCGGGGAGGACGACGCCCGAGACGGTCGTCGTCCCGCCGGGCGTCGACCCGGGCCGCTTCCGTCCGCTGACGCCGGCGGCCCGTAGCGAGGCACGTCGAGCCTACGGACTGCGCGACGACGAGGTCGTCGTCGTGAGCGTGAGCCGGCTCGTTCCCCGCAAGGGCATGGACGTCCTGATCGAGGCGACCGCGCGCCTGGCCAGCGAGGGACTCGGTCTCCGGCTGGTCATCGGGGGCTCGGGGCGGGATGCCCCGCGCCTCGAGCGCCTGATCCGACGCCTGCGGGCGCCGGCACGCCTCCTCGGCGCCGTCGACGAGGACGGCCTGCCCAGGCTCACGGGGCTCGCGGATGTGGCGGCGATGTGCTGCCGAACCAGGTGGCTCGGTCTCGAGCAGGAAGGTTTCGGCATCGTGTTCCTCGAGGCGGCAGCGTGCGGGGTGCCGCAGCTCGCGGGACGCAGCGGCGGCGCCGAGGACGCGGTCGTGGACGGCGTCACCGGGCTCGTCGTCGACCGCCCTGCCGACACCGTCGCGGTGGCAGCGGCGCTGCGGCGCCTGGTCGTCGACGCCGATCTGCGCGCTGCCCTCGGCGCCGCGGCGCACGAGCGGGCGGTGGGCTCGTTCAACTACGCCGTCCTCGCGGGACGGCTCGCCGCCGCGCTCGCCGCCGCGGGGGGCTGA
- a CDS encoding ubiquitin-like small modifier protein 1: MSVEVRVPTLLRSATGGQATVSVEGGTVGEVLRALEAAHPGLAGQVLTADGSLHRFVNVYVNDDDVRYLDQLDTKVAADDVISILPAVAGGSGAQA, translated from the coding sequence GTGTCCGTCGAAGTCCGTGTCCCGACACTGCTTCGCTCAGCGACCGGCGGGCAGGCCACGGTCTCGGTCGAGGGCGGGACCGTCGGCGAGGTCCTGCGCGCGCTCGAGGCCGCCCACCCGGGCCTCGCCGGTCAGGTGCTCACCGCGGACGGGAGCCTCCACCGGTTCGTGAACGTGTACGTCAACGACGACGACGTCCGCTACCTCGACCAGCTCGACACGAAGGTCGCCGCCGACGACGTGATCTCGATCCTGCCGGCGGTCGCCGGCGGCAGCGGCGCGCAGGCGTAG